One stretch of Astatotilapia calliptera chromosome 3, fAstCal1.2, whole genome shotgun sequence DNA includes these proteins:
- the LOC113018810 gene encoding probable E3 ubiquitin-protein ligase ARI8 translates to MGLKLSKKKKISHQRSRTPSQDSRSSLTYEEEKCYDPSDFTLTFVDGDDELDFLYEDFKSLRALMSCGHAVTPMSLTNWCLSLLNQGESRFVCGQTECHTEWSFEEVCKMALLTPEEIEYFEKKMFSNSKDVFDVKSCPGCKSSVLRTDFSNLCTECTVCTADLNRTFTFCWQCLREWKGPSPRSNRCENHGCNNKSLETLRKCPDITFQNVEGITGCPSIRACPTCGFLVEHNTTGCKNIFCTRCKLQFCFVCLKMKEECLETSEYYKPCSSGVAPRQTSIPVCQWDDY, encoded by the exons ATGGGTTTAAAactatctaaaaagaaaaagatttctcATCAGAGGAGCAGAACTCCCTCTCAAGACTCCAGAAGCAGTTTGACATATGAGGAGGAGAAGTGCTACGACCCATCCGACTTTACACTTACATTTGTGGATGGAGATGATGAGTTGGACT TCTTGTATGAGGACTTCAAGTCTCTGAGAGCGCTGATGTCTTGCGGCCATGCTGTCACTCCCATGTCTCTCACCAACTGGTGTCTTAGCTTATTGAATCAG GGCGAGAGCAGGTTTGTGTGCGGCCAAACTGAATGTCATACTGAGTGGTCCTTTGAGGAGGTTTGTAAAATGGCTCTTCTAACCCCGGAAGAAATCGAGtactttgaaaagaaaatgttcagcAACTCTAAGGATGTTTTTGATGTTAAATCA TGTCCTGGCTGCAAGTCTTCAGTGCTGAGAACTGACTTCAGTAATCTGTGTACTGAATGTACAGTGTGCACAGCTGATCTAAATCGGACCTTTACGTTCTGTTGGCAGTGTTTGAGGGAATGGAAAGGTCCGTCCCCACGTTCAAACCGATGTGAAAATCATGGCTGCAACAATAAGTCCTTAGAAACTCTGAGAAAATGTCCAGATATCACCTTCCAGAATGTGGAGGGCATCACTGGCTGTCCCTCTATCCGTGCCTGTCCCACATGTGGCTTCCTTGTAGAACATAACACAACTGGGTGTAAAAACATCTTCTGTACACGTTGTAAGTTGCAGTTCTGCTTTGTTTGCCTCAAAATGAAAGAGGAATGTTTGGAGACGAGTGAATATTACAAACCTTGTTCCAGTGGTGTAGCACCTAGACAGACTTCTATACCAGTGTGTCAGTGGGATGATTACTAG
- the LOC113018806 gene encoding uncharacterized protein LOC113018806, which produces MAASQYDEEQQGARQRRPHRAPRYLDDFIWTYPPQPTNPVPPNTNAATPIHQIAGIDGSPEMERIRRMEQCVTQVQEQMREIQSAIQVSLNFGQRTPQVQLQTQVRSHSMPLLTVDNNPTQAPPMGGLENIPPISPVIPSPQSPLYVHSSMPSAAQPTPVVPRSASTATEQPHPPWYQQRDLNWQSSTPQWSVPHSAAQFSIPGTMQYPVTLPPGMPSPGYPPWTSGPPLSQPYVTPVLPPAVSSQYTYRHPAPAAPVSSQHDVIQSSPQHSSFLLSSQRPNLMEMAISSSYGIPKPNLIRFTTGKESDFLLLKKGLDGVLGPHPHLSEDYKFQVLLDHLKFPPAFQLAKRYVHDTMPFSKAMQALQQRYGQPRQLVQGEINNILRAPTVKAGDAQGFEDFALSVSSLVGLLNSMEGAAKSELECGSHVDRLLSKLPFSYQDSFAEYCLAKGILRSDSANTYTLPDFAQWLERKSQAIQISRRATESYISDKPRSDRRDKSSRPLKTSSSVYYGTDKPTTPTANTTSAPTDSKEPMKGKKREKFKPYCPFCSSTEHYLSSCSDFSKLSTTQIITWINDNKRCWRCGRSHQPDNCNLKKPCATCGEQHLQILHEAASRPNKSILTLSTASSMVYLDQVTHSGRVMLKVVPVTLHNNGRSLSTYAILDDGSERTIVLSAAVHYLQLNITEESLKLRTIRQEVSQLQGASVSFELSAPSSPQIKHHIRRVFTAKELNLAKQSCPVDILRQRYPHLADVPIKAFKDVQPMLLIGSDNVQLITPLSPVKVGPLGSPVAVNTNLGWAIQGPATFLHLPTEASCLHTSLLPSPSQALRQNVEKLWQLDVLPFRSEKEVTRSKQDKEALELLQKTTERVQVDGVARYATPLLRRRDSTKLRTDHDAVMALLRSTEKRLIKDPDLAAVYNAEIHKLEQAGYVRKLTPEEANLTDESWFIPHHIVHHNNKPRIVFNCSFQYRQDCLNDQLLPGPTLGPSLIGVLLRFREHPVAVSGDIRGMFHQVRLLPHDRPLLRFVWRDMERDRSPDIYEWCVLPFGTTCSPCCATYALQRHVQDHKDGNEQVLDSVLRSFYVDNCLQSLPFALQARPLVDNIRELLSTGGFEIRQWASNYPEAIAHLPSEAKSPTCELWLTEHQPDPQEPTLGLAWHCSTDQIAYRCRPVVPQESTMRNIYSILASQYDPLGFIIPFTTRAKVIVQRLWQNDRNWDDLIEGELLQRWQEWVSELQYLQEICLPRCYIAPATQEGTFQLHVFCDASESAYGAVAYLRFKSAEHEVHTAFIMARSRVAPRKKLSIPRLELCAVLAGAQLSRLLLSELTLPISETTLWTDSTTVLNWIQSESCHYKVFVGTRIAEIQELTEAASWRYVPSALNPADDITRGKPLRELSKPSQWMDGPPFLRQASEQWPARPTVSTDTEDNTELKKSAFCACVTTDLAQSDPAYNTWADLVQATHLSSHGAAGLPMSAAQRLETEVQILKQAQQESFPVEVHTLKSGKEVYKDSRLSNLSPEYDSQLGLIRVGGRLRRAEQMDVDTLHPIVLSPDHPTTQLIIKDYDTRLLHPGPERVFAELRRRYWILRGRQAIRKHQYRCLECKKWRAKPVSPKMSDLPATRLRLNQPPFWSTGIDCFGPFTIKIGRRQEKRWGIIFKCLTTRCIHLDLLTGMDTDSFLMALRRFIARRGKPFEILSDQGTNFRGGDRELQEAFKVMEPRLQEKLSEQSITFHFNPPHAPHFGGAWEREIRSVKSALQVALKGQAVPEDLLLTVLIEVEGILNSKPLGYVSSDIADVDPITPNMLLMGRRDASLPQAVYGTREELGRRKWRHSQVIADRFWTQFIQRYLPGLQPRQKWNQTTPPLKVGQTVMVADYQLPRASWPVGQVTQVFPSPDGQVRVAEVAIGEHKYQRPVSKLITLPELSAERP; this is translated from the coding sequence ATGGCGGCATCCCAATATGATGAAGAACAACAAGGTGCCCGGCAAAGGAGACCACATAGGGCTCCAAGATATCTGGATGACTTCATCTGGACCTATCCCCCACAGCCGACTAACCCAGTTCCACCGAACACTAACGCAGCTACTCCAATACACCAAATCGCTGGCATCGATGGCTCAccagagatggagagaataaGGAGGATGGAGCAGTGTGTTACCCAGGTACAGGAGCAGATGAGGGAGATACAGAGCGCTATACAAGTGTCTTTGAACTTTGGCCAAAGAACCCCCCAAGTACAGTTACAAACCCAGGTCCGGAGCCATAGTATGCCTTTACTAACTGTGGATAATAATCCTACACAAGCTCCTCCTATGGGCGGACTAGAAAACATCCCTCCCATATCTCCAGTAATACCTAGTCCTCAGTCCCCTCTATACGTCCACTCTTCCATGCCATCAGCTGCTCAGCCAACACCAGTGGTACCCCGGTCTGCATCTACAGCAACAGAACAGCCACATCCTCCCTGGTATCAGCAAAGAGACCTGAATTGGCAGTCATCAACCCCACAGTGGTCTGTGCCACACAGTGCTGCTCAGTTTAGTATCCCTGGCACTATGCAGTACCCTGTCACGCTGCCGCCTGGCATGCCCTCTCCAGGTTATCCGCCTTGGACTTCAGGCCCACCTCTCAGTCAGCCATACGTTACACcagtgctgccacctgctgttaGCTCACAGTATACCTATCGGCATCCTGCTCCAGCTGCACCTGTCAGTTCACAGCATGATGTAATTCAGAGCAGCCCACAACACTCCTCATTTCTGCTTTCCTCTCAGAGACCGAACTTGATGGAGATGGCTATTTCCTCTTCTTATGGCATCCCAAAACCCAACCTGATCCGCTTCACCACAGGAAAAGAAAGTGATTTCCTGCTACTGAAGAAAGGTCTGGATGGAGTTTTGGGACCACACCCACACCTGTCTGAGGATTACAAATTCCAAGTACTTCTGGATCATCTAAAGTTTCCTCCTGCGTTTCAGCTTGCAAAGAGGTATGTGCATGACACTATGCCCTTCAGTAAAGCAATGCAGGCTCTACAGCAGCGCTATGGACAACCACGCCAATTAGTCCAAGGTGAAATTAACAACATTTTGAGAGCTCCCACAGTGAAAGCTGGAGATGCACAGGGGTTTGAAGACTTTGCTCTATCAGTTAGTAGTTTGGTGGGACTACTAAACTCCATGGAAGGAGCTGCTAAGAGCGAACTAGAGTGTGGTTCCCATGTGGACAGGCTTTTGAGTAAACTCCCTTTCTCCTATCAAGACAGTTTTGCTGAATATTGTCTTGCAAAGGGCATCTTGCGGAGTGACTCAGCTAACACCTATACTCTCCCTGACTTTGCACAGTGGTTGGAGAGGAAGTCACAGGCCATACAGATATCACGAAGGGCTACAGAAAGCTACATATCTGATAAACCCCGCTCAGATCGTAGAGACAAGTCATCACGACCATTAAAGACATCCTCATCAGTCTACTATGGCACTGACAAGCCTACAACACCGACGGCTAATACCACTTCAGCCCCTACTGACAGTAAAGAACCTATGAAagggaagaaaagagagaaatttaAGCCCTACTGCCCCTTCTGTAGCAGTACAGAACATTACTTGAGTTCCTGTTCTGACTTCAGTAAGCTGAGTACTACACAGATTATTACATGGATTAATGACAATAAGAGATGCTGGAGATGTGGTCGGAGTCACCAGCCTGACAATTGCAATCTGAAGAAACCTTGTGCCACCTGTGGAGAACAACACCTGCAGATCCTTCATGAAGCTGCCTCTCGCCCAAACAAGAGTATCCTGACATTGAGTACAGCCTCCAGCATGGTGTATTTGGACCAAGTCACTCATTCAGGCAGAGTCATGCTTAAAGTGGTCCCAGTTACCCTCCACAACAATGGGCGATCTCTGTCCACCTATGCCATTCTTGACGATGGATCAGAGCGGACTATTGTTTTATCTGCAGCGGTTCATTACCTGCAATTAAATATCACAGAGGAGTCCCTCAAACTACGAACCATCAGGCAGGAGGTGTCACAGTTACAAGGCGCATCGGTTTCTTTTGAACTGAGTGCACCCAGCTCTCCCCAAATCAAACATCACATCAGACGTGTCTTCACTGCTAAAGAACTTAATCTGGCAAAACAATCCTGCCCAGTGGACATACTCCGTCAGAGATATCCACATCTGGCCGACGTTCCCATCAAAGCATTTAAGGATGTGCAGCCTATGCTTCTTATAGGCTCAGATAATGTCCAGCTCATCACCCCTCTGTCACCTGTCAAAGTCGGTCCACTAGGCAGCCCTGTTGCTGTCAACACTAACCTCGGTTGGGCCATCCAGGGACCAGCTACCTTTCTACATCTACCTACTGAAGCTTCATGTCTGCACACATCCCTGTTACCATCTCCCTCTCAAGCGCTAAGACAGAACGTTGAGAAGCTGTGGCAGTTAGATGTGCTCCCCTTTCGATCAGAGAAAGAGGTAACTCGCTCTAAACAAGACAAAGAGGCACTGGAGTTACTGCAGAAAACCACAGAACGTGTACAGGTGGATGGAGTAGCTCGTTATGCTACTCCTCTGCTCCGCCGCAGAGACTCCACTAAACTACGAACTGACCATGACGCAGTGATGGCTCTCCTTCGGTCCACAGAGAAGCGCCTGATTAAAGATCCTGATCTAGCGGCTGTGTACAATGCAGAAATACACAAACTGGAACAAGCAGGTTATGTAAGAAAACTCACTCCTGAAGAGGCAAACCTCACAGATGAATCCTGGTTCATTCCCCATCATATTGTGCATCATAACAATAAGCCTAGGATAGTTTTCAACTGTTCCTTCCAATATAGGCAAGACTGTCTTAACGATCAGCTGCTACCAGGTCCAACTCTCGGTCCATCCTTAATAGGTGTCCTGTTGAGATTTAGGGAGCACCCTGTTGCTGTGAGTGGGGACATACGAGGTATGTTCCATCAGGTGCGGCTTCTTCCGCATGACCGGCCCCTGCTGAGATTCGTGTGGAGAGATATGGAAAGAGATCGGAGCCCTGACATTTATGAGTGGTGTGTCCTGCCCTTTGGAACCACATGCAGCCCCTGTTGTGCCACGTATGCCCTTCAGCGCCATGTGCAGGATCATAAAGATGGCAATGAACAAGTACTAGACTCAGTGCTGCGCTCATTTTATGTCGATAACTGTTTGCAATCTCTGCCCTTTGCTTTGCAGGCACGACCACTTGTCGATAACATCAGAGAGTTGCTATCTACTGGTGGTTTCGAAATCCGACAGTGGGCAAGTAACTACCCAGAGGCCATTGCTCATCTCCCCTCTGAAGCAAAGTCCCCTACCTGCGAGCTGTGGTTGACTGAACACCAACCAGATCCCCAAGAACCAACCTTAGGCTTGGCATGGCACTGCTCCACAGACCAGATTGCCTACAGATGTCGGCCAGTGGTTCCTCAGGAGTCAACCATGAGAAATATCTACAGCATCCTCGCCTCTCAATACGACCCACTGGGCTTCATCATCCCCTTCACGACCCGGGCAAAGGTTATTGTTCAACGTCTGTGGCAGAATGACAGGAACTGGGATGATCTCATCGAGGGCGAGTTACTCCAGCGGTGGCAAGAGTGGGTGAGTGAGTTACAGTATCTACAAGAAATCTGTCTGCCTAGATGCTACATAGCCCCAGCAACCCAAGAGGGAACTTTCCAGCTGCATGTATTCTGTGATGCGTCAGAGAGTGCTTACGGAGCAGTGGCATATTTGAGATTTAAATCGGCAGAACATGAGGTCCACACTGCCTTTATCATGGCCAGATCACGTGTAGCTCCCCGCAAGAAACTGTCAATTCCCCGTTTAGAGCTGTGTGCTGTACTGGCTGGGGCACAACTGTCTAGACTCCTCCTCAGTGAGCTTACTCTGCCCATTAGTGAGACTACTTTATGGACCGATTCTACCACTGTGTTGAACTGGATCCAGTCCGAATCCTGTCACTATAAAGTGTTTGTAGGTACTCGTATTGCCGAAATACAGGAGCTGACTGAGGCCGCCAGCTGGAGGTATGTCCCCTCGGCTTTGAACCCAGCAGATGACATCACCCGGGGAAAACCATTACGTGAGCTGTCAAAACCTAGCCAGTGGATGGATGGGCCCCCCTTCCTGAGACAAGCATCTGAGCAGTGGCCAGCACGACCTACTGTGAGTACAGACACTGAAGATAATACTGAGTTAAAGAAATCAGCTTTCTGTGCCTGTGTCACTACAGATTTGGCACAGTCTGATCCTGCATACAACACCTGGGCTGATTTGGTGCAGGCCACCCACCTGTCTTCTCACGGGGCGGCTGGCCTCCCTATGTCAGCAGCACAACGACTAGAGACAGAAGTTCAAATTCTCAAACAGGCGCAACAAGAAAGCTTCCCTGTTGAAGTACACACCCTTAAATCTGGGAAAGAGGTGTACAAAGACAGCAGACTGAGCAACCTTTCTCCCGAATATGACAGTCAGCTTGGCCTCATACGAGTAGGTGGACGCCTCCGGCGAGCAGAGCAGATGGATGTTGACACTCTGCATCCTATCGTGTTGTCACCAGACCATCCTACTACTCAGCTCATCATCAAAGACTATGATACACGTCTCCTGCATCCTGGCCCAGAACGTGTCTTTGCCGAATTGAGACGCAGGTATTGGATTTTAAGAGGCAGACAGGCCATAAGGAAGCATCAGTATCGCTGTTTGGAGTGTAAGAAGTGGAGAGCCAAGCCTGTTTCACCGAAGATGTCCGATCTCCCTGCTACCCGCTTGCGATTAAATCAGCCGCCATTCTGGTCCACAGGAATTGACTGTTTTGGCCCTTTCACTATAAAGATAGGCAGGAGACAAGAAAAACGGTGGGGCATTATATTTAAATGCCTTACGACCCGCTGCATTCACCTCGACCTTCTCACTGGTATGGACACTGACTCCTTTCTCATGGCTCTGCGCAGATTTATTGCTCGAAGAGGAAAACCCTTTGAAATACTGAGTGATCAGGGCACCAATttcagaggaggagacagagagctACAGGAGGCATTCAAAGTGATGGAGCCACGACTGCAGGAGAAGCTCAGTGAACAGAGCATCACTTTCCACTTCAACCCTCCGCATGCTCCACATTTTGGGGGAGCCTGGGAACGGGAGATCCGTTCAGTCAAATCTGCACTTCAAGTTGCCCTCAAAGGTCAAGCGGTGCCAGAGGATTTGTTGCTTACTGTTCTTATTGAAGTAGAGGGCATACTTAATTCCAAGCCACTGGGATACGTTTCCTCGGATATTGCAGATGTTGACCCGATCACGCCAAATATGTTGCTCATGGGGCGGCGCGATGCTTCCCTTCCCCAGGCAGTATATGGCACCAGAGAAGAACTTGGAAGGCGAAAATGGCGTCACAGCCAAGTCATAGCGGACCGGTTCTGGACTCAGTTCATTCAGCGCTACCTGCCTGGACTGCAGCCTCGCCAGAAGTGGAACCAGACTACTCCACCTTTGAAAGTGGGACAGACTGTCATGGTGGCGGACTATCAGCTCCCACGGGCTTCCTGGCCCGTAGGACAGGTAACACAGGTGTTTCCCAGCCCGGATGGACAGGTGCGAGTAGCTGAAGTCGCTATTGGGGAACATAAATACCAACGGCCTGTGTCAAAACTTATCACGTTACCTGAACTGTCAGCTGAACGTCCTTAG
- the LOC113018807 gene encoding ubiquitin carboxyl-terminal hydrolase 47 produces MISSRKRNLEEVNTEETKKLREDAVIQQKKFHGLKNQGATCYLNSIMQVFFMTPEIHDRLDPESQKIDQELRNIFERLKKGACGTEKITKTLEIHNVSQQRDAADCLDLILCKVSPRVSELFEGQLTYTTKCSKGHVINEETNPFWTLPLSLRDNPDEIYSMEGGFEKIFQTKSYSGDNMVYCGECEKKTEATSKCEMVKFPHILILLLKRFGFDYYTMSDFKSNCCVAVPSEMTTNGKKYKVYGIVNHMGSLRGGHYTATVLFREDHTWYDCDDCNVTKAEEQLFAKTKTYNSRSAYLVMYRASEREPEELKEQQRTRRRVGEKDEPKKRRVHEYIKKSGEKNIHDDALQPGKSSEIKRNTFLITGFLALIVILAMILTALSRN; encoded by the exons ATGATCAGCTCCAGGAAACGGAACCTGGAAGAAGTGAACACAGAAGAGACGAAAAAACTAAGAGAGGATGCAG TAATCCAGCAGAAGAAATTTCATGGCCTGAAAAATCAAGGAGCCACATGTTATCTCAACAGCATAATGCAAGTTTTCTTCATGACACCTGAGATTCATGACAG GTTGGATCCAGAATCACAGAAAATAGACCAAGAGCTGAGAAACATCTTTGAACGTCTGAAGAAAGGAGCGTGTGGAACAGAAAAGATAACAAAAACTTTGGAGATCCATAATG TTTCTCAGCAGCGTGATGCTGCTGACTGCCTGGATCTGATTTTATGTAAGGTCAGCCCCCGTGTCTCTGAG CTTTTTGAGGGTCAGCTGACGTACACAACAAAATGCTCCAAAGGCCACGTCATCAATGAAGAGACAAATCCTTTCTGGACTCTTCCACTGTCACTCAGAGACAACCCTGATGAAATATACAGCATG gaaGGAGGATTTGAAAAGATTTTCCAAACCAAGTCATACAGTGGAGACAACATGGTGTACTGTGGAGAatgtgagaaaaaaacagaagcaacgAGT AAATGTGAGATGGTGAAGTTTCCTCACATCTTGATTCTACTCCTGAAGAGATTTGGCTTTGACTACTACACCATGTCAGATTTCAAGTCCAACTGCTGTGTCGCTGTGCCATCTGAAATGACAACAAAC GGCAAAAAGTACAAAGTGTATGGGATAGTGAATCACATGGGCAGTCTGAGAGGTGGACATTACACAGCCACTGTGCTGTTCAGGGAGGACCACACCTGGTATGACTGTGAtgactgtaatgtgacaaaG GCTGAAGAACAGCTGTTTGCAAAAACCAAGACATACAA TTCCAGGTCTGCATATCTGGTCATGTACAGAG CCTCGGAGAGAGAGCCAGAGGAATTGAAAGAACAACAGAGGACCAGGAGAAGAGTGGGGGAAAAGGATGaaccaaagaaaagaagagtgCATGAATATATAAAGAAATCTGGAGAAAAGAACATCCACGACGATGCCCTGCAACCTGGCAAGAGTTCAGAGATAAAGAGGAATACTTTTTTGATCACTGGTTTTTTGGCCTTAATTGTAATACTTGCAATGATACTCACAGCTCTAAGCAGAAACTGA
- the LOC113018809 gene encoding probable E3 ubiquitin-protein ligase ARI7 isoform X1, with product MFTSLGVISCYAHNSVRRFLVASRARMAGLLHSVTLPRVPTKHEKCYDPHDPTVKFVDKEDDLDFLCEDFKSRRAQMSCGHAVTPTSLTNWCRKLLEQGESRFVCGGSGCSAEWTFSEVWKMALLTPQETEHFRNKLAVNAALQTLITKSCPVCRSTLMRENGSDLNVLCKVCTAVKGRPFEFCWQCLREWKGPRPRKDRCENDGCCNQSLKTLKTCPDISFDSVEGVNGCPSVRACPTCGLLLEHNKRHCKSLVCPRCKVKFCFVCLKIFTKCMKTSGPYAACSSGVAPRQTSIPVWKKK from the exons ATGTTCACGTCACTCGGAGTCATTAGTTGTTACGCTCATAACAGCGTCAGACGTTTTTTGGTTGCATCTAGAGCGAGGATGGCGGGTCTGCTGCACAG TGTGACACTCCCAAGAGTGCCGACAAAACACGAAAAGTGTTACGACCCTCATGACCCAACAGTTAAATTTGTCGATAAGGAGGATGATTTGGACT TTTTGTGTGAAGACTTCAAATCTCGCAGAGCTCAGATGTCCTGTGGTCACGCTGTGACCCCGACCTCTCTCACCAACTGGTGTCGCAAGTTGTTGGAGCAG GGTGAAAGCAGATTTGTGTGTGGCGGGTCTGGTTGCAGTGCTGAGTGGACTTTTTCAGAGGTTTGGAAAATGGCTCTTCTGACCCCTCAAGAAACTGAGCATTTTCGAAACAAATTGGCTGTCAATGCCGCCTTGCAGACGCTTATTACCAAATCG TGTCCTGTATGCAGATCCACTTTGATGAGAGAGAATGGATCAGATTTGAATGTCCTCTGTAAAGTGTGCACAGCAGTAAAAGGACGACCATTTGAATTCTGCTGGCAGTGTTTGAGGGAGTGGAAGGGTCCACGGCCTCGGAAAGACCGCTGTGAAAATGATGGCTGCTGTAACCAGTcactaaaaacactaaaaacctgCCCAGATATCAGCTTTGATTCAGTTGAGGGAGTCAACGGGTGTCCCTCTGTCCGTGCCTGTCCCACCTGTGGGTTACTGTTGGAGCACAACAAGAGGCATTGTAAATCTCTTGTTTGTCCTCGATGTAAGGTGAAGTTCTGTTTTGTGTGCCTGAAGATCTTCACtaaatgcatgaaaacaagTGGCCCTTATGCAGCATGCTCCAGTGGTGTAGCCCCCAGACAGACATCGATACCTGtatggaaaaagaaataa
- the LOC113018809 gene encoding probable E3 ubiquitin-protein ligase ARI7 isoform X2, translating into MCVCVLHLLVCFHSVTLPRVPTKHEKCYDPHDPTVKFVDKEDDLDFLCEDFKSRRAQMSCGHAVTPTSLTNWCRKLLEQGESRFVCGGSGCSAEWTFSEVWKMALLTPQETEHFRNKLAVNAALQTLITKSCPVCRSTLMRENGSDLNVLCKVCTAVKGRPFEFCWQCLREWKGPRPRKDRCENDGCCNQSLKTLKTCPDISFDSVEGVNGCPSVRACPTCGLLLEHNKRHCKSLVCPRCKVKFCFVCLKIFTKCMKTSGPYAACSSGVAPRQTSIPVWKKK; encoded by the exons atgtgtgtgtgtgtgctacatTTACTCGTCTGTTTTCACAG TGTGACACTCCCAAGAGTGCCGACAAAACACGAAAAGTGTTACGACCCTCATGACCCAACAGTTAAATTTGTCGATAAGGAGGATGATTTGGACT TTTTGTGTGAAGACTTCAAATCTCGCAGAGCTCAGATGTCCTGTGGTCACGCTGTGACCCCGACCTCTCTCACCAACTGGTGTCGCAAGTTGTTGGAGCAG GGTGAAAGCAGATTTGTGTGTGGCGGGTCTGGTTGCAGTGCTGAGTGGACTTTTTCAGAGGTTTGGAAAATGGCTCTTCTGACCCCTCAAGAAACTGAGCATTTTCGAAACAAATTGGCTGTCAATGCCGCCTTGCAGACGCTTATTACCAAATCG TGTCCTGTATGCAGATCCACTTTGATGAGAGAGAATGGATCAGATTTGAATGTCCTCTGTAAAGTGTGCACAGCAGTAAAAGGACGACCATTTGAATTCTGCTGGCAGTGTTTGAGGGAGTGGAAGGGTCCACGGCCTCGGAAAGACCGCTGTGAAAATGATGGCTGCTGTAACCAGTcactaaaaacactaaaaacctgCCCAGATATCAGCTTTGATTCAGTTGAGGGAGTCAACGGGTGTCCCTCTGTCCGTGCCTGTCCCACCTGTGGGTTACTGTTGGAGCACAACAAGAGGCATTGTAAATCTCTTGTTTGTCCTCGATGTAAGGTGAAGTTCTGTTTTGTGTGCCTGAAGATCTTCACtaaatgcatgaaaacaagTGGCCCTTATGCAGCATGCTCCAGTGGTGTAGCCCCCAGACAGACATCGATACCTGtatggaaaaagaaataa